The region CTGTGCTGCGAGCTGCAGCTCCTCATCCGTTACCGTCTCAACCACCTCGCCCTCGAGCGCACCGTATGGTGTTGCTGGCCACTTAGAGTGTTCGTGAGACGGAAACAGTTCGGACACGATCGACTGCATTCGATACGGGCACGtttcgtgtggtgtgttcccTCTAAGCCCCCCCATTGCTAGCCTGTACGCACCGCCCCAGGGGTTCGATTCCGCATCCCTGACAAGCTGGTGGAAGTATTCCTTCTGGCTGGCGGTGATTTGGCTCGCTAGTAATGTTTTAGCCTTTTTATATTCCGCCTCCTTTATCTTTCTTGCTTCTCCCCTACTACGCGCGAATCGTCGCCGCCTCTGGCGGCAAGTCCATTTAAGCGCGTCCAACTGTGGAGACCACCAGGGTTCCTGTCGCCTACCTGTCGACTCACCTTTGCGCCTTGGCATGGTTGCGTCGCACGCTTTGATCATGGCGGTCGTCAGCCCATCCACGCTGAGGCACTCTCCATTGTCTTCTCTGCGCAGGGCATCCTCGAACAGGTCCTTGCTAAACCAATCGGGTTTCCACCCCGCCGGCTGCGTTTTGTTGGAGGCTGGAGCTCTTTGGGGCCCTGTTTTCTGCATCCTGTAAGTAAGCGCAAAATGGTCGCTGAAGGTGAATTCATCACTTACCTCCCAGTTCATAGCACTGGCCAGGTCCGAGCTACTGAAGGTGACGTCGATGATGGATTCCCTGCCGTTTTTGCTGAAGGTTCTGGTTTTGCCATTGTTGACTACCACCAGATTTAGCCTCGCGACGGATTCCAACAACGATTGCCCCCGTTTGTTGGTGCTCTTGCTGCCCCATGCAGTAGACCAGGCGTTAAAGTCCCCGGCAATAACCAGTGGACGTTTGGAGCCGACCACTTCCTCCATCTGGTCGAGCATGGTGTCGAACCGGCCTTTGTCCCACCGTGGAGGCGCATAGCaggaacacacaaacactccacCAATTTTGGCTACGACAAACCCCTCATGCTCAGTGTCCGTCACCTCCTGGATGGGGTACTTCCCTCTCACTAGGATCGCAGACAGGTTTCCTGCGTCCCTGATCCAGCACGAGTCGTTCTCCGGAACGCGATGTGGCTCCGACAGTATGGCTACATCATACGGCGGTTGTAGCATTGACTGCTGAAGCAAATCCTGCGCCGCTTTGCAGTGATTTAGGTTCAGCTGAATCACTTTCGGGCCATCCTTCTCGCGATACACCGAGAATTTCCGGTAGCATGTCCGTCCTTCCCTGTTGGGCACAGTAAGCAGTGCGGCTGGTTCGTGCACTCCTGCACTCTGTGCCCTTCCTCCCCGCATCTCCTGCAGTTTTTTGAGCGGTCCACTCCTCCGCACCGACTGGAGACATGCCCAAATCCCCAGCAGCGGTAGCACTGGGTTATATTGTCTCGGACTCTCACTGGACAAGTGCTCCAGCCAACACGGATCGATCCCGCCTCCATGATCTTAGCTGCGTCGGTCTCTGCCAGCTGGATCTCCGCCATCACAGACCGGAAGAACCGACGAATCGTAATCGCCGGTTTCTCCGACAGCTGGAAATGTGCACTTAATGCCTCATGTATATCCTCCTCATTGGTTGTGTCGATCAGCCCTCTGCACTCCAGAGTGCAGCGCTGCGTCAGAGCTCTCACTTTGGCACTAGATTGTAGTACCTCTTCTACCGCTTCCTGGAACGAGGAACTCTTGCTCCCTTCCTTGAGCCGGAGAATCATTGCTCCGTTGCTGGTTCGTCCTACGCTCTCTACCTGCTCCCCGAGCGTGGCCAGCCTTGCATCGGCTCGGATGGTTTTGTAGATCTCAGGGTAGCATTTGGCGTCACTTGCCGTTAGGAGCAGTGCGTCTTCCCTGCGCTGGTTGACTTTCAGCAGTGGCTCCTttcgttccttctcctttGGCGCCACCGGTGTTGGCACTGGGGGCTTTGGCCGTCGCTTGCGCGTCACGACCGTATAGCCTTCATTGTCGGCATCTTCCccttcatttgcattcctgggtccttcccttttttcacgcTTGTTGGCCTCGGTCATCTCTTCTGGGGAGCTCCTAGGCCGTTTCTCTGATGGTGTCGGACGAGCTGGGGTCTTCGCGGAGGAAGGCTGTTTCCCCTTGGAGGTCCCTGCCCCTAGCCCCGTTGGCACTGTCTGCGTACCTACGTTCTTCGTCCCGTCCATTTTCTGGAGCTCGGGTACCTTGGCCTGCTCGCTCACCTGTGCCAGCGCTGCAGCTAGCGATTTCTTTAGTAACCGCTGCTCTTTTTCGGAGGTCCTGATGTCCTCGAGCAGTTGCACTGCAATTTCACGGACCTCAAGGCTAGGCCCGCTTTTCTTCCCGCTCGCGATTTCGATTATCCGGTCCACTCTTCGCATGGCTTCTTTCAAAATGCCTGCCCCCTCCTGCAGAGCATTCGCCGGAACTACCGCGTTGGCGGTTCCTGCCTCCACTTGTTCCTCCTTCTCACTTTCCACACTTTGCGTCTTCGTTGGTGGCGAATGCCCGACGATTTTGCTTCTCGCAAAGatcgctgccgccgctggtcTCTCAGCACTCTTCTCGTCACTCATGATTGGAGCACTCACGTTTGTTCACTGGGTAGCCTGTTTGTTTATGCGCCGATAGCACCCACACGCGTGTCGCCGTTATCAACCGACGCTGATAAGGTTGCACACACACCCCGCGAACCGCTGATTGGTCGCGTCCCTCAGAGTTGCACCACACTTTTCCGTAACTTTGGGTAATttacactgcactgcaccgtcTCCGGACGCTACACCAGCTCGGGCGTCTGGCAGGTGCCGCCGGGAGACGATTCGCTATGAAAAACACCAGTAATTCCACACTTTGCTCGAAGCCACCGTAGAGACGATCTGTCACTCGAGCTCACTCACACAgatattatttttcatttggaaGTAAAGGATCTAACAAGTAAAGGATGCTCGGCAAAGTAACATACTGGTAATGATgagaggcatacagcagcatgGTATGTAATTTGTGGTCATATATAGCTTCAGAAGAATATATTAGCTGTGTGCGCATATCAACCAAGGCTAATATAATTGCTTCTTATTTTTAGTAATCGTGCCCAAAGCGCTTAGCGatacgatttttattcaattcttcagccaAATCTTATGAAGTAAAAAAATTGTCGCATGTTACAACCTTATCGCAAATTCCTTTCGTCAAATCCAAAACAGTAAGTcctaagttgcttttgggagCGGAATTCCGATTCCAGCCAATATAAATTTATGTATTGTATACCGCcttttgaaacacataaaaccaaacGGTTTATGCTATATTTGGCACGTTTTGATGAAATATGTTGACGGAACAGAGATCACTCCGAAATGGAACCAACTGCTCATCGACTGTTACATATTTTTCAGGTTTGTAGATAGtctttaaattattattgcatgtacagaaatcatttctgatcGGTCAGTCATTTCAGGAACCGATTCGTAACTATTTCTGCTCAGGCGATACTACACATGCCTAAAATTTTTTAGtgatatatttctattctatgaCCAAAATAAATCTATTGTGGAGAAATTCAGACCAATTCATCAAAccgtttttgaataatttgatgttttcgaaccaaattgtatgcgcgcgcatacaaagaaccgatgagggttaagaAGCAGTCCTATTGAAAGGTGCTTTTGAACAAATACCACCGGAATACACAATAAGAACAGATGACCGCGCTTTTGGCTTATCCATGGCGAAGATCTGTCTGGTAGTTTCTATAGCGTTTATtgtaaattttaaatattctgTTGTATCAAATATTCATATTTCTCAATTTTCACTTGGTAGTATATTGAAAATCATCAATATATAGCTAAACAGACTGCAAACGAAAAGAATCCTGTCTAAGAAGGTCGCCACGAGGATCTGTCTGGTGCAATTTGTGTTCGGCTTATCGTCGATCTTGGCTTCGGTTGCCTCCACCACTAGGTTTACTGTATCCCCATCTGCGTTCGGTTCAGCATGATGATCATTCTCCTCTTTGCTAACGTTACCTACACGTTCTGATTGAAGTAATATGCTTCCCACGTTGGTTGATGCTACTTTGATAGCTAGCTTATCAAACACGCTGCTCGAGTTTCCGGTGGACAGACACATTTGCCTCAGCATGATAGTGAATGCCAGTATCGCAACATTTATCAAGAGCGAATCACGAAAGAAAATCACTGGAAAATTCAATAAGAGCTCAATGTGTATAGATCAAAGGTATTCTATTGACTTACGGAGTTTTGGAACGGCAACGCCATGGTACGGAACACGCCAGTACAAGTATTGCAAATAGCTGAAGTGGCCAAGGCACGTTCCACATAAAATGTAGAGTCGCTCCGAGCTGACGCAGCTCATCCAAAGAATTCCCATGTTGAGTATAGCCATGACTAAAATTGAGAAACAGACAATTTAGCTCCTGCTACTTCTGCATCGACATTTGTTTTCACACTCAACTAAATCCAGGTGTTAAGATAGCTCCATATATAGCAATGTGACGTTCAAGCAAAAAGGTATACTCTACAGTAGGGTACGTATCATTGTCGTATAAAAATTGCTTGGCATTAgcagaaaccattttccattcggaGTGTGGCACTTTAATGTAGTATGTAGTTATGTTGGTCTTTTCGTTGATTTTTATCTTCTCTACATCCTCGACCCAGGTGCCCAGAGACACTGAGCAGTTCTGTGTGTCGAATGGCCAATTAGCAGTGTTGCTCGCACAAAAGGCTTCATACTGACAAGGTGGCACGCACAGTACCATCCCCAATTGATTCACCTCGCAACGATGGTTCGAGCATGCCTCTTCTGTGCTTTTATAACTGGAATTAATAAGTTGAAGAAACGATTTTTAATT is a window of Anopheles aquasalis chromosome 2, idAnoAquaMG_Q_19, whole genome shotgun sequence DNA encoding:
- the LOC126569136 gene encoding neuronal acetylcholine receptor subunit beta-3-like isoform X1, which produces MLFLRKSVIILVFISLLGLTIALNCDGEPSSNEGKLLKKLFCYNYDKTERPIKNHSAAVNVTMNVHVQNYDLDERKSTLTTFVWMSMSWKDEYLSWDRMEYGIDKLIVESSEIWTPTIIPFNNYKSTEEACSNHRCEVNQLGMVLCVPPCQYEAFCASNTANWPFDTQNCSVSLGTWVEDVEKIKINEKTNITTYYIKVPHSEWKMVSANAKQFLYDNDTYPTVEYTFLLERHIAIYGAILTPGFIMAILNMGILWMSCVSSERLYILCGTCLGHFSYLQYLYWRVPYHGVAVPKLLIFFRDSLLINVAILAFTIMLRQMCLSTGNSSSVFDKLAIKVASTNVGSILLQSERVGNVSKEENDHHAEPNADGDTVNLVVEATEAKIDDKPNTNCTRQILVATFLDRILFVCSLFSYILMIFNILPSEN